The sequence below is a genomic window from Acidilobus saccharovorans 345-15.
GTCCCTGACCCTGGCCACGAGCTCCTCCGCCTCCCTGAGGACGTGGCCGTCAACCTCAAGGGCGAGGAGGTCGCCCCCGTGGTACAGGTAGGCCTCCCTGACCCTGCCCAGGAGCCTGTTGGCCAGCAGGGCGTAGAACTTGAGCTGGTTCGCGAAGGGCCTCAGCCTCTCCCCGGCGGCCCTGAAGGCCTTGACCTCGAGGACCCGCAGCCTCCCGCTCCCGGAGACCAGGTCAACGACCCCGGCCGCCCCAAGCCCCCTGTCCCTCAGGGGCACCTCCTCAAGCCAGGGCCTCTCAAGGCCAAGCTTATAGGCGACGTCCGAGGCCCTGAGAGACCTGCCCGCCCTCATGCCCCAGGTCTCGGGCTCCCTGAGGCCAAGCCTCACCTTGAGCCACGGGAGGGCCGGGCAGTACGAGTAGTCCTTAACAGCTGTGCCGGTGACCGCGGCCTCAGCCAAGGAGCGTCACCTCAGCAACCCTTGGCGCCGCCAGGGGCCTGCCCACCACGAGGGCGTTGGCCC
It includes:
- the cas4 gene encoding CRISPR-associated protein Cas4; the encoded protein is MAEAAVTGTAVKDYSYCPALPWLKVRLGLREPETWGMRAGRSLRASDVAYKLGLERPWLEEVPLRDRGLGAAGVVDLVSGSGRLRVLEVKAFRAAGERLRPFANQLKFYALLANRLLGRVREAYLYHGGDLLALEVDGHVLREAEELVARVRDVLESEEPPRAYRSERCSSCWFRRVCPAWD